A stretch of DNA from Gimesia chilikensis:
GTCGGGTTTACACTTATGGCATCACGGGCCGCCTGCAATGCCTGGAACTGAAAACCGGCAAAGTGGTCTGGTCCCGCGATACTCATAAAGATTTCCAGGTCAGTGATGGTTACTTCGGAGTCGGCAGCACGCCCATCATTGTGGAAGAGAAGCTGCTGGTCAACGTGGGTGGTAAACGTAAGAATGCCGGCGTGGTTGCGTTTTCCCTGGACAAGGGTTTTACCTTGTGGCAGGCACTGCAGGACGATGCCAGCTACTCATCGCCGACCTCTGCATTTCGACACGGTCGCTTCTACGCAATCTTCATTACCCGGCTGCACCTGACCGGCCTGGATCCGAAGAACGGCAATGTGCTGTTTCAGTTCCCCTTTGGTAAGCGGGGCCCCACGGTGAACGGTGCCGACCCGGTGGTGATCGGCAACAACATCTTTGCGACAGCCAGCTACGGCGTGGGTGGATTCTGGGGCCAGATTGAACAGATCGGCACGCGGGAAATCTGGCGCAGCGAAAAGCCGATGTCCAGTCAGTACACGACGCCGATTGAATATGATGGCAAGCTGATTGGCATTGATGGTCGTCAGGATATCGGCACAGCCCGCCTGATCTGTTTTGATCCCCAGACACGCAAAGTCGCATGGTCCGAGAACGATTTTGGATACGCGACCTTGCTTGAAGCCGACAACAAACTCATTATCATGAAAACCGATGGCACACTGGTACTGGCCGAAGCCTCCCTGGATGCCTATAAAGAACTGGCCAGCGAGCAGATCTTCCACTCCACGACACGGGCTCTGCCTGCCCTGTCTAATGGTCTGCTTTACGTCAGAGATTCAAAAACATTGAAATGTCTCAAGCTGGGGTCAGATGCCCCGGTCACTCCTGAAAAAACGACTACGAACTAGAGGAACTCCTGATCCATGACAGCCCGCTCCCGTACGCGAAGTGAAGCAGAATTTGAACGCGCCCTGAAGGTCATTCCGGGAGGAGTGAACAGCCCGGCGCGGGCATTTGGCGCCGTGGGCGGACACCCTGTCGTCATCGATCGCGGCGAGGGACAGTACCTGTATGACATCGACGGCAACCGCTACATCGATTTCGTCGGTTCCTGGGGCCCCCACATTCTGGGACACCTGCATCCCCAGGTCATGTCTGGAATCGAAGAGGCACTCAAAAAAGGGACCAGTTTTGGAGCACCTACGGTTCTGGAAAGCGAACTGGCAGAACTGGTCGCGGAACTGGTTCCCTCCGTCGAGAAAGTCCGTATGGTGAATTCGGGAACCGAAGCCGCCATGAGTGCGATTCGTCTGGCACGCGGCTACACCGGACGGGATAAAATTATCAAGTTTGCCGGCTGTTATCACGGGCACGTAGATAGCCTGCTCGTCCAGGCAGGCAGTGGTGCGTTGACACTCGGCGCCCCCTCCAGTCCCGGCGTTCCCCAGGGTTGCACAGCCGATACCCTGGTCCTGGAGTACAACGACATTGAGCAACTCAAGGAAACATTCTCCCAGGCAGGTGACCAAATCGCAGGTGTGATCCTCGAACCGGTCGTGGGTAACATGGGGGTCGTCCTGCCAGAACCGGGATTCCTCGAGACGGTCAGAGAACTTTGTACCCAACACCAGTCGGTCTTCATCATGGATGAAGTCATGACCGGATTTCGTGTTGCCCTCGGTGGAGCCCAACAGCGGTTTGGAGTGACTCCCGACATCTGCATGCTAGGTAAAGTTATCGGCGGTGGCATGCCTGTCGGCGCTTATGGCGGAAAAGCGGAGATTATGGATGCGATCTCTCCCGTCGGCTCGGTCTACCAGGCGGGGACCTTGTCGGGAAATCCAATCGCGATGGCCTCCGGTATCGCAACGCTCCAGTGTCTGCGGGAAACCAATCCCTACCCGGAACTGGAAGCGAAGACGCAGCGACTGACAAAAGGGCTCTCCGCGGCCGCTTCCAAAGCAGGTCTGCCTCACACGCTTGCTGAATGTGGCTCGATGTTTACGCTGTTCTTCAATCCCGAAAAAGTGACCAGCTTTGCGGTCTCTTCTCAGAACGACACAGAGCGATTTGCCCGCTATTTCCAGGGCATGCTCGACCGGGGTATCTATCTCCCCTGCAGCCAGTTCGAAGCCAACTTCGCTTCTACCTGTATGACAGATGAAGATATCGACCAGACGATTCAGGCAGCAGAAGAAGTGCTGCAGAGTATCGGCTGATCGATCTCATCTGAACGACAATTGACTACGGAGTGAAATCCGTCTGTTCATTGATCTCCAGGCAGAAGGCAGCCAGAAGATTAGCCGCGTGTTCGAGGTCTTCCAGCGAGACGACCTCAACCGGGCTGTGCATGTACCGGTTGGGGATGGCAACAATACCGGTCGCCATGCCTCCCTGGTTCAACTGCATCGCATTGGCATCGTTACCAGCGGGACGCGAAATCGAGTTAATCTGACAGGAGATGTCGTTTTTCTCCGCCAGATCGGTGAGCGTTGAGAAAACAACCGGATTCACATTCGGTCCGCGATAGACAACCGGACCATCGCCGACATTGATCTCGCCATTCTCCTTTTTACTGACCGCGGGACAGTCGGTGGCATGGGTTACATCGACGGCAATCCCGACTTCTGGCTGAATCGAGTAAGCACTGGTCTGCGCACCACGCAGGCCGATCTCTTCCTGAACCGTCGAAACCGAGAAGACGCCGAACTCGGGTGACTTTTCACTCGCCTGGCGCAGGGCCTCCATCACAACCCAGACCCCGACGCGGTTATCCATCCCGGGGGCAGAAGCTAACTGGTTCAGCATCGGTCGGAAACCGAGCTCGAATGTGATGGGATCCCCGATCGCGACTTTCTCACGGGCTTCGGCTCCATCTTTGGCTCCGATGTCGATCCAGAGGTCCTTGATCTCGGGAACGGTTTTGCGTTCTTCCGGGGTCAGCAGGTGAATGGCTTTACGGGCAATCACGCCGTGGATCGGCCCCGAATCGGTGTGGACCTGCATGTTCTGGCCGAGCAGCATCTGGATATCCCAGCCACCGATCAGATTCGCCCACAGGTAACCGTCATCATCGATATGCTGTACCAGCAGGCCAATCTGGTCACAGTGGCCGGCGAACATCACCCGTCGTTTCGCTCCGGGATTGACGGCGGCGATCACATTGCCGTGCAGGTCGGTTTTCACTTCATCAGCAAACTCATTCACATACGCCCGCACGACCTCCTGAATAGGTCGCTCATATCCCGAGGGAGCGGGTGAATGAAGTAGGTTTTTAAGGAATTCCAGAGATTTCGCTTCCATGATTCTGTCCTGACAATGCTAAGAATTTGCTGTGGGCCCGAAAGCAGGTAAGCCATCCCTCTCGAGCGTTTTCTAATTATGCGTGTAAGTGGATGGATTTTAGTTACTTATGAGTATTTTTCAATGTAGGTTTTCTTTGAACAGGAGCGCAGTGTTGTATTTAATCAACATGCTGCCTGTGGAGGGATTACCTGCGAAAAAAAAGCAGAAAAGAACGCCTCTTACGGAGAAACCTTAAGCTAAGATTTCAATGTGTTAAGCGATCCTCTCCCTCTTGCGACAGGAGGTGAAGATCCGTCTGGTAACCCGGAATTTGCGAAACAGTAGAGCGTTGTTTCGACTTCATGTCTGAGAGTTATAGAGGAACAGATGACAGACTGGACAAAGCTGCGTAAAGAATTGATCGGTGAAGGTAAACAAAGCCCGCTGCCTCCGGAAATTAAACTTCCGATGCTGCCCAAAGCAGTGATGGAATTTTCGCGGAAGGCTGAAGATCCTGCTTCGACTCCCAAAGAGCTCAGCAAGATCATCGAAACTGATGCCGGGATTTCCTGCGAACTGTTGAGAATGGTTAACTCCAGCGCGTTCGGATTACGCCGGAAGGTTTCCTCGATTCAACAGACGATTACGCTGCTGGGAATTCGTTCGACTAAGCTCTTCCTCGTCACTACCGGTCTGAAACAGGCGATGGCAACCAGCGATTCCAAGCTGATCAACCTGCCCAACTTCTGGAGTACTAACCTGGAACGGGCATTGATGGCACGCGAGATTGCCATGCTGATGAAGGTCGACGCCGACGTGGCTTTCTCGGCAGCCATGCTGGAAGACTTCCTGCTGCCCATCCTCTCCAAGGAACTGTTTGATCTGTACCTGACATTCACGATCAACCAGGACAGCGATCCCTGTCTGTTGAGTGAATATGAACGCCGGCATTTCAGCTGGGACCACTCTGCAGCTGCAGCTAACGTGATGCTGGACTGGTCATTTCCTGATGACTTGATCTGCGCTGTCTACCTGCACCATGAAGGTTTAACACTGCTCACAGACGATAAACTCGGTAAAACAGCTGCAGCCGCCGTGGCGGTTGCTTCGCTGATCCCGGATCCCCTCAGACAGAATCCGCAGGGGCTCGATCAGTTACTGACTTTGAATGATGCCTGGCCCGAATTCAAACTGTTTGAACTGGCCGACAAGATTGATCAGGAATTGAGAGAAGAAGCCACAACGACGGGAAATTACCTGTCGTTGAAAAATCGGCTCGAAAAACATGCGGTGCTCCTGGAAACTGAATAACAGGAGCGTACTTCCTCAGGGAGGCGCAGTGCCTCCCCTTCAGGAAACTGTGGTAGAGTAGTCATTCGACTGCTTCAGACTTTTGTCCCACTTTTCTTTTTCAGAACGCACTTCGTCGTCTGACGACTTATCATGCGCTGATGCCAGATCGCTTTTCAGCAAATAACGCCCGTCTTCAGTGTGCTGACAGAACTGTTTAAACCAGAGCATGCTCGCGACGTTGGGTTGAGGGCTGTAAAGCGTAACAGCGATCCCTTTTTCATACAGGTCGTACAACATTCCAAAGAAGCCACTCGGAATGTATTTGACTGACGACAGCTCGACGCCAATCGACTTGCACTTTTCGTGATCAACCAGACGCGTGAGCGTTTCACGCAACAGTGCCAGATCGGCTCCATCCCAGATTTCCATAGTTCCGAAATCCAGAACGGTTACCCCGTCACGCTCATAGACGCTCATTCGATCGCGTTTAGATGCCATGCTGTGGTTCTCTCTTTCTTCTGGTTGATCATCAAGGCTGTTGAACAGTGTACTGTTAAGAACATTGAATAGACGCAAAGAGCGGACCATTCGTATGCCTAATCAGTAAGCTCTGCAGCAACCCCTCGATAAAGTCAACGATAAAAGGGAGTTAAGAATTATGGCCCTGTTTGATATTCATTAACTCTTAACGTTGAATGTTGTGCTTTTTCTACATTGAAATCTGGAATGATGTAAAAAGACATCGCGACAGGTTCGACAAATAAAACAAACGGCTTTGTGAGGTGTTCAGCTCTGAGGCAATATCTACCCTCTACTACGGACTCCAGGTAGTGAATGTTGGATTTTGGCAACGATCATCTGATTTTTCAGACGACGTTTGAGCGGAGAAAATCTAACAGCCGGATAAGAATTACTGTACAAGCCCGAATCCTCAGGCGTACAGGAGCTGAAATCGCGACGTTCTTCAAGCTGTGAACCGGGCGCAGGCAACAGGAAAGTCAACCGGGCTTCTGGATGAAAGAACCAGACCTTCGTTACATCGCAGATTATTTTTTACTGCGGGCCCGCGGATCGAAATTGCGAATGGAATCGGGCACCTGGGTCTGCATCTCCTCATACAGCTTCTGCAGACGCGCCACGACTTCGGGATGATCCTTCGCCACGTTACGCTGCTCGGCGGGATCTTTTTCAAGATTGAAGAGCATCATCGGTACCGGCTGATCCCCCGTGAGCAGTCCGGGCGGCTGGTTTGGCATAGCCTGTTCATAAGGAGCAATGATCGTCACACCATCGGGCCCGCGCGGGTCAACCCAGTCCTCCCCCTGATTCGCCAGCAACTGTCGGGGAGATGGTTTAATGTGAAGCTTCCAGGGCCCGCTTCGAACCGTAAACAGGGAATTCCCTTTCATGGAGAAGAGCGCCTCATGCGGAGTCGGCGCCTGCTCGGTGAGTACGGGAAACAGATCCTTACCGTCAATCACCCGGTCAGCAGGCACCTTGATTCCCGCCTGCTTCAGGATCGTCGGGAACACATCGATCGAACCACAGACAGTATCGATCACCTGGCGCGGAGGAATCTTCCCAGGCCAGCGGGCGATCATCGGCACGCGCAGCCCTCCTTCCCAACTGGTCGATTTCATTCCTGACAGACCAGCCGTGTTCCCACCAAACCAGGGGCCATTATCAGATGCAAAGATCACCAGCGTATTTTCATCGAGT
This window harbors:
- the hemL gene encoding glutamate-1-semialdehyde 2,1-aminomutase — encoded protein: MTARSRTRSEAEFERALKVIPGGVNSPARAFGAVGGHPVVIDRGEGQYLYDIDGNRYIDFVGSWGPHILGHLHPQVMSGIEEALKKGTSFGAPTVLESELAELVAELVPSVEKVRMVNSGTEAAMSAIRLARGYTGRDKIIKFAGCYHGHVDSLLVQAGSGALTLGAPSSPGVPQGCTADTLVLEYNDIEQLKETFSQAGDQIAGVILEPVVGNMGVVLPEPGFLETVRELCTQHQSVFIMDEVMTGFRVALGGAQQRFGVTPDICMLGKVIGGGMPVGAYGGKAEIMDAISPVGSVYQAGTLSGNPIAMASGIATLQCLRETNPYPELEAKTQRLTKGLSAAASKAGLPHTLAECGSMFTLFFNPEKVTSFAVSSQNDTERFARYFQGMLDRGIYLPCSQFEANFASTCMTDEDIDQTIQAAEEVLQSIG
- a CDS encoding STAS domain-containing protein, which produces MASKRDRMSVYERDGVTVLDFGTMEIWDGADLALLRETLTRLVDHEKCKSIGVELSSVKYIPSGFFGMLYDLYEKGIAVTLYSPQPNVASMLWFKQFCQHTEDGRYLLKSDLASAHDKSSDDEVRSEKEKWDKSLKQSNDYSTTVS
- a CDS encoding M42 family metallopeptidase is translated as MEAKSLEFLKNLLHSPAPSGYERPIQEVVRAYVNEFADEVKTDLHGNVIAAVNPGAKRRVMFAGHCDQIGLLVQHIDDDGYLWANLIGGWDIQMLLGQNMQVHTDSGPIHGVIARKAIHLLTPEERKTVPEIKDLWIDIGAKDGAEAREKVAIGDPITFELGFRPMLNQLASAPGMDNRVGVWVVMEALRQASEKSPEFGVFSVSTVQEEIGLRGAQTSAYSIQPEVGIAVDVTHATDCPAVSKKENGEINVGDGPVVYRGPNVNPVVFSTLTDLAEKNDISCQINSISRPAGNDANAMQLNQGGMATGIVAIPNRYMHSPVEVVSLEDLEHAANLLAAFCLEINEQTDFTP
- a CDS encoding PQQ-binding-like beta-propeller repeat protein, which encodes MRILQGILLLLILFTNPVCQAGDWPQILGPYRNAHAADETIAASWPAGGPELKWQRPVGSGFAGVAVFQNTLVLFHRVGDQEIVEALNAGTGEPIWKQSAPVSYRGTFNPNDGPIAVPLIHNSRVYTYGITGRLQCLELKTGKVVWSRDTHKDFQVSDGYFGVGSTPIIVEEKLLVNVGGKRKNAGVVAFSLDKGFTLWQALQDDASYSSPTSAFRHGRFYAIFITRLHLTGLDPKNGNVLFQFPFGKRGPTVNGADPVVIGNNIFATASYGVGGFWGQIEQIGTREIWRSEKPMSSQYTTPIEYDGKLIGIDGRQDIGTARLICFDPQTRKVAWSENDFGYATLLEADNKLIIMKTDGTLVLAEASLDAYKELASEQIFHSTTRALPALSNGLLYVRDSKTLKCLKLGSDAPVTPEKTTTN
- a CDS encoding HDOD domain-containing protein, translating into MTDWTKLRKELIGEGKQSPLPPEIKLPMLPKAVMEFSRKAEDPASTPKELSKIIETDAGISCELLRMVNSSAFGLRRKVSSIQQTITLLGIRSTKLFLVTTGLKQAMATSDSKLINLPNFWSTNLERALMAREIAMLMKVDADVAFSAAMLEDFLLPILSKELFDLYLTFTINQDSDPCLLSEYERRHFSWDHSAAAANVMLDWSFPDDLICAVYLHHEGLTLLTDDKLGKTAAAAVAVASLIPDPLRQNPQGLDQLLTLNDAWPEFKLFELADKIDQELREEATTTGNYLSLKNRLEKHAVLLETE